From the Lepidochelys kempii isolate rLepKem1 chromosome 2, rLepKem1.hap2, whole genome shotgun sequence genome, one window contains:
- the LOC140906599 gene encoding uncharacterized protein, giving the protein MQSSSAEVTMMESQNRKRAPAWTEREVRDLIAVWGEESVLSELRSSFRNAKTFVKISQGMKDRGHNRDPKQCRMKLKELRQAYQKTREANGRSRSEPQTCHFYDELHAILGGSAITTPAMLFDSFNGDGGNTEAGFGDEEDDDDVVDSLQQASRETGFPDSQELFLILDLEPVPPEPTQGCLLDPAGGEGTSAACVSRITGSSPSQRLVKIRRRKKRTRDEMFSELMLSSHTDRAQMNAWRQTMSKCRKAQNDRGGGG; this is encoded by the exons atgcagagctcatcagcagaggtgaccatgatggagtcccagaatcgcaaaagagctccagcatggaccgaacgggaggtacgggatctgatcgctgtatggggagaggaatccgtgctatcagaactccgttccagttttcgaaatgccaaaacatttgtcaaaatctcccagggcatgaaggacagaggccataacagggacccaaagcagtgccgcatgaaacttaaggagctgaggcaagcctaccagaaaaccagagaggcaaacggccgctccaggtcagagccccaaacatgccacttctatgatgagctgcatgccattttagggggttcagccatcactaccccagccatgttgtttgactccttcaatggagatggaggcaacacggaagcaggttttggggacgaggaagatgatgatgatgttgtagATAGCttacagcaagcaagcagagaaactggttttcccgacagccaggaactgtttctcatcctggacctggagccagtaccccccgaacccacccaaggctgcctcctggacccagcaggcggagaagggacctctg ctgcatgtgtttcaaggatcacaggatcttctccttcccagaggctagtgaagattagaaggcgaaaaaaacgcactcgcgatgaaatgttctctgagctcatgctgtcctcccacactgacagagcacagatgaatgcgtggaggcagacaatgtcaaagtgcaggaaagcacaaaatgaccgggggggggggggctga